The window ATCACCGCAGGGCCATCGGTTGGGCCAGCTTCGGCGTAGCCGATAGTGAGGACGCCGGCATCGATCTGCTTCAGCGACGCGAACGATGTGTGCGTACCGCGTCCAGTTTCCGGGTTTGTTGTACCGGATTGCGCTTCTGCGGAGCCGAACATGCCAAGCTGTGTGGCTGCGATTGTTATGGCGGCAGTACCCAAAAAGCGTCGACGTTGAAGGTCAATCTGTTCGGTCATCTTGATCGTTCTCATTGGTGAATCTCCTTGTTTTCGTTGAGGAGTTGGGTTCTCTGTCCATGTCGAGACCGCTCGTGCGGTGGTCTGGCCAGAAAAACTGTGGCGCCATGCTGGTGCGGGTTGGGCTTCAGAGATGCTGCGTTTATCCGATCCATCTGGAAGGACAACGGATGCTAGATACGCGATCAAAGAACAGGAATAAATCCGGAATTTAGCCGATTGTCGTTAGCTTTTCTCGTTTAGCGGGACTTTCCTGATGATCCTGTGCTGATTGCTGGGTCAAGATACTTGTGAACCTAACGATATTTTTCTTCCCATAGACATTCGAGTGGAGTATATTCCGTTCCCATAGATGTTCTAGGGGAGAAGCAATTGATGGGAGCGAAAAAGGCGGCGGATGCCGGCGATGTTCTGCAGGGCACTCTGGATATGCTCGTTTTGCGGACGCTGGTGATGGGACCTGCGCACGGCCATACCATCGCGGAGGTGATTGAACGTACTTCTGAGAATGCTCTGGACGTCGAACAGGGGTCGCTCTATCCGGCACTGCACCGGCTTGAGGATCGAGGCTTGCTTGCGTCTGAATGGGGCTTGAGCGAGAACAATCGCAAGGCGAAGTTTTACCGGCTCACGGCGAAGGGCCGAAAGGAACTTGTCGCAGCAACGGGTCGATGGCGGCAGATGACACGAGCGATCGGCCTCATTCTTGGTGAACCGACCGAGTAAGCAGGAGGGAATGTAGATGAGCGCACGCCGTTTTATGGATCGCGAGAAGAGAGACGTGGAGTTGGCCGAGGAGATTGCATCTCATCTCGCTCATGAGGAAGATGCAAATGCCGCGAGAGGGCTTCCTTCGGGGGAGGCTGGTCGTCAGGCGCGGTTGAAGTTCGGAAACCCTCGTGCGACGCGTGAACGGGTGTGGCGAGATCATTCTGTGCCGTGGATTGAGGATGCGTGGCGCGATCTGCGTTTCGCGTTACGGTCGCTGGCGAAGACGCCTGGGTTTACCGCTATCGCGGTGCTGGTCATTGCGATCGGCATCGGGGTGAACACCGCTGTTTTTTCGGTCATCAACACGGTGCTGCTCAAACCTCTTGCTTATCCTGATCCTCAATCACTTGTGGAGTTGATGAACACAGGGCCGCGGGGATCGTTTCGTGGTGCGAATGTGCCGAAGTTTAATATCTGGCATCAGCAGACGGGGATTTTTCAGCAGGTTGCAGGGTACGACCTGGGCGGCGCGGGGTTGAATCTGACTGGAGGCGACCATCCGCAACAGGTGCAGGGTATTCACGTCACGGGTGATTACTTCTCCATGTTTGGTGCACCGGTGGTTGCTGGGCGCACATTTACCGCAGCGGAGGACAGCCCGAACGGAGGCCGCGTGGTGGTGCTCAGCTATAGCCTCTGGAAGAGCCGTTATGGGGGTGATCCTACGATTGTCGGCTCGACGATTCAGCTTGATGGCCAGCCTTATTTGGTTGTTGGCGTTCTTGGTAGCGGATTTGTTACCGATCCGGTTGGGGATCTGTGGCTGCCCTATCAGTTCGATCTGAACTCGCATGACATGGCGCACTACTTTACCGTCGCTGCGCGACTGAAGCCAGGTATTACGTTGCAGCAGGCGAATGCTCAGTTGAAACTTGCGGCCGATCAGTTCAGCCGTGTCTATCGGGGTGCTCTCGGACCGAAGGACGGCTTTGGCGTTGTCTCGTTACAGGAGTCGATTGTCGGCGATACGCGTACGCCGCTGCTCATTTTGCTTGGGGCTGTGCTGTTTGTTCTGCTGATTGCTTGTGCCAATGTTGCAAACCTTTTGCTGGCGCGCGCTTCGTCCAGAAGACGGGAGCTGGCTACACGCGCAGCGCTGGGCGCTGGGCGTGGACAGATCATTCGGCAGTTGCTTGCGGAGAGCCTTGTACTCTCTTTGACTGGAGGATTTCTTGGTCTGGTGTTTGGATTCGTTGGCGTGAGACTGCTGCTGAGCATTAGCCCTGCAGGCTTTCCTCGTGTTGGAGTAGACGGCTCTGCGGTGACGCTGGATCTAAACATACTGTTATTCACGCTTGGAATATCTCTGTTTACCGGAATCCTCTTCGGGCTGGTTCCTGCTATCAGCGCGTCCCGGCCTAATCTTGTTAGTTCTCTCAATGCGAGCAGCAGCGGCTCTGGAATGAGCTTTCGCAATGGGAGGCTCCGGTCGGTGCTGGTGGTGAGCGAGATGGCGCTGGCGCTGATTCTCGTGACTGGCGCAGCTTTGCTGATCCGTACGTTTGCGAAGTTGCAGGGGGTCGATCCCGGGTTCGATACGCATAACGTTCTTACGATGGCGATGTCGATCAGTGGCGATCGCTTTCAGAAGACAGCGGGTGTTGCACAGGTGATTCGTGACGGCACGGAACGGCTGAGAGCTGTTCCCGGAGTGAAGGATGCCGCGGCGGGGTGCTGTCTTCCGCTGCAGGGCGGTTTTGGCGTGCCGTTCGACATCGTGGGAAGGCCGAAGGGTGATGCGCCAGCTACCGGTGACGGAGGCTATTACTCGGTGTCGTGGAGCTACTTCAACACACTGAAGATCCCGCTTCTGCGAGGCCGCAGTTTTACCGAAGACGATGATGGCTCCGCGCCAGGCGTGATCATGATCAATGAAGCGATGGCGAAGAAGTACTGGCCTAACGGTGATCCTCTGAAAGACCGGCTGCAGACGGGAGTCGGTATGGGGCCTGTTTTTGTTGAGCCGCCCCGGCAGATTATTGGGATCGTCGGCGACACGCATGATGACGGACTTGATCGCGACCCGTTTCCGACGATGTACTTCCCTGTCGCACAGATGCCCGATGCAGAGACTGCGCTGAACTCTCGCGTTTCGCCGCTGTGGTGGGTGGTGCGCAGCAACGTGGATCCGCATACGCTCATTACGCCGCTCCAGGGTGCAATTCGTGAGGCCACTGGAGGGCTGCCTGTCGCCCACATCTACACCATGGACGATCTTTTGGTGCGGACCACGTCGCGGCAGCGTTTTAATATGCTGCTACTGACTATCTTTGGAGCATCGGGGTTGTTGATGGCTGCGATTGGCGTCTATGGGCTGATGACGTACTCGGTGCAACAGCGGACGCAGGAGCTTGGCATTCGGATGGCCCTGGGGGCGCAGGTGTCGAACATCCGAAATCTGGTCATCCGACAGGGGATGGCGCTTGTGTTGCTTGGTGTCGCCGTTGGGATTGTTGGCGCGTTCTGGCTGACGCGTTTTCTGGCGAGCTTTCTGTTCGGCGTCAAAGCCTGGGACCCGACCGCGTTCGTCGTCACTCCGCTGCTTCTCTGCGTGGTTGCGCTCGTTGCTATCTGGATTCCTGCGCGGCGAGCAACTCGCGTCGATCCGATGACTGCGCTTCGGTTTGAATAGGGCCGGGGAGCACTTGCCTGCCATGTAGCTCAACCGGTTGCTTGTGTCGCGGGATGCAAATGTTGCGCGGCTCGGTGGCGTTGGTGTGGTGAAGATTTCTGTTGGGTGGTCTGGTGGGGTGGATTAGAATGCGAAGCGACAATCCCGAATGAAATTTCGGTTTTGCAGTTTTTACGCGACCTATAGCGCGAGGAGAGATTCATAGGAGCGAAGCGGTGGCGGAAGAACAGCGGGTGATGTGTGCCTGGGTGAATGCGGATCTTTGTTTGGGGTGGGCTTGCGGAGTGTGGGCAACTTTCCGATTGAAACCAATAGCTGCGGAAGCAGTCTGGCAGCCGGTGCGAACTGCACATTTACCATCTCCTTCGACCCTACTGCTTCCGGAGCACGAAGTGCGGTTCTGCAGATTATGACGAATGCTGCGAGTTCGCCGGACAAGATTCAATTGATGGGGACGGGGAATTGAGCGTTGGTGATGATCGGTCGGACTGAAGTTTCTGATGGAAGGTTCGTAGAGGTGGGCTAAAATGCGTAGACATTCGTAGCCGTTGGTTTTGCGGAATTGCTGGAAGGCTTGCGCGGGGAGAGATGATGAGCGATGTTGTGGCGGTGGATGGGCAGCATACGGGGCAGAGATTGAGCCAGGTGGAGCGGGTAGTGGATACGTTCATCGCTCCGACGAAGACGTTTACGGATATCTTGCGGAGTACGAGCTGGTGGCTGCCGTTTCTGCTGGCGGTGGTGGTGTCGCTCGGCGTGACCTTCGCGATCGATAAGCAGGTGGGATTCGATCGCGTGGTGGAGAACGTGATTCACGACAGCCCGAAGCAGGAGGAGCAGATATCGAGCCTGCCGCCGGATCAGCGGGCGGCCAGGATGAAGGCGATGGAGGCGGGGTATAAGTATGTGTCGTATTCGACGCCGATCATCATCCTGATCATCTCGGCGATTGGCGCGCTGGTGAACTGGGGGAGCTTCAACTTTGGGCTGGGTGCGCAGACGACGTTTGGGCAGATGTTCTGCGTGTGGATGTATGCGTCATTGCCGAGGCTTTTAAGTGGGCTGCTGACGTTAGTTACAGTTTGTTTTGGCGGGAACGCGGAGAGCTTCAACCTTAAGAATCCGGTGGGTACAAATATTGCGTACTACCTACCGGATTCGGCGCCGTGGCTGAAGGCTGCACTTGGTTTTTTCGATGTGATTGGGATCTGGAATTTAATACTGCTGGTGATTGGCACGTCGATCGTCGCGAAGGTGAGTCGTGGTAAAGCTGCGGCTGTTGTGGTTGGGTGGTGGGTGCTGCTTCTGATCCTCAGCGTGGTTACGGCAGCGGCGAGCAGCTAGGGCTGGGCTGGCGGCTCAAGTGTCGTGAAGGTGGAGGCGGGCAGGTTGGCGCCGTTGTAGAGGTTCGCCCTGGGGAAGTTGGCCCATGCGTAACGGACGTACTGTGGGTTGGGAGTCGAAGGGCTGGAGACGGTGATGGAGTCGCCTCCGGCCATGTGGTCGATGTGAGCGTTGGCGCGGACGAAGACGTGGTCGGCGCCGGCGACTTCGAAGCCTTCGAGGGTTCCGTCTTTGGCGTGGAGGCCGACGGCGTTGTCGAATAAGACGTGCATGACGCTGTGGTCGGGGTAGGCGAGACGGACTAGAGGACCAGAGGAGACGATGTCTTCGCCGTAGACGAGGCGGCGGGCGAGGAGTGAGAGGCGCTCACCTACGGCTTGTTTGTTGGCGGGGTGAACGTTGTACTCGTTGCCGATGTCGATGGTGACGGCCATGCCCGTGTTGCTGACGGAGAGGGTCTTGCGCTGGGCGTCGCGGAGTTCGCCCCAGTCTTCCTTTGGCGTGCTGGCGAAGGCGGAGATCTGGACGTAGAGGAAGGGGAAGTTGCCTTGCGCCCAGTGTTGGCGCCAGTCCTGGATGAGGGTGGGAAAGAGTTTGTCGTAGAGACCGACGGTGTTGAGAGCCGAGTTGGTCTCGCCCTGATACCAGATGACGCCTTTGATGGGTAGCGGCGTGAACGGAGCGACCATCGCGTTGTAGAGAGCAGCGGGGCGCCAGGAGTCGGGATTGGGATGCCAGTTACGGTCGGGCGTGGTGGGCTTGCCTTCGGCGCGGAGCCGCTTGTCGATGGCGTCGAGGCGGATCTCAGTAGATTCGTAATCAGTTTTTTCGGCGTGGGCCGCGAAGACGGGCATGAGGGAGGCGTTGGCCCCGAGAGCGTCCATGCTGGTCCAGGCTTCGGCGGGAGTGCCGCCCCATGTGGAGTCGATTAAGCCGATGGGGACGTGCTGCTTTTTGTCGGCGAGGGCCTTCTGGATATTGCGAGCGAAGAAGTAGGCTACTGCCGAGAAGTCTTTTGCGGATGCGGGAGTGCAGGTGGACCAGCCGGTGGTGGCTTTGATGTCTTCGCGGGGGTAGCCGGAGGTGTCTCTATCGACGAGGAGGAGACGGATGTCGGGATAGTTGGCGGAGGCGATCTCTTTGTCGCCGTCTTCGATCAGGGTGTCGGGGCCGAAGCCGAGGAGAGGCATCTCCATATTGGATTGGCCGGAGGCAAACCAGAGGTCACCGAGGAGGATGTCGTCGAAGGTGATGGTGTTGGTGCCGCGAACGGTGAGGGTGTAGGGGCCGCCGGCGGGTTGTGCGGACAGGTAGAGGCTCCAACGGCCATTTGCGTCGGTGGTGGTGGTGTTGGTGAGGTCGTGGAAGGTGGCGGTGACGGACTCGCCGGGAGTGGCGCTGCCCCAGACGTGGATGGGCATGTCGCGCTGGAGGACCATGTGGCTGGAGAAGAGTTTTGGAAGGGAGACTTCGGCTTGTGTGGTGAGGGTCGCGGCGAGGAGGCAGAGGGTGAGGCGAAGCTTCATTAAGGGTCTCCGTCTCCTTTTATACCTTGGCGATGGTTTTGTTTAGCTGCTGGCGGAGAACGCTTCGCGAGGCCGAGAATGTTTTTGAGTTCTCGAAATGAATGCTCGGTCACGCGTGCTTCACGGCAAGACTGTGAAGTGCTTCGGTCGAGATGACGGTGTTATGGAATGGAGACGAGGCAAAGGCAACGACGACTGCAAAACAAATAGGCCCGACTTTCGCCGGGCCTCAGTTCGTTCGGTTGTTGATGCGGATTATTCTGTCCAGCGTTTGAAGACGAGGGAGCCGTTGGTTCCACCGAAGCCGAAGGAGTTCGACAGGGCGTAGTCGATCTTTGCTGGCTGCGGCTTATTGGGTACGTAGTTCAGGCGGCACTGGGGATCGAGCTCGACGATGTTCATCGTGGGAGGTGCGATCTGGTGCTGCATGGCCAGAATAGTGATGCCTGCTTCAAGGCCGCCGGCGCCGCCGAGGAGGTGGCCGGTCATGGATTTTGTGGAGCTGACCAGAAGCTTGTGATTGGTGGCGCGCTCGCCGAAGACGTTCTCGATGGCCTTGGACTCAAGGGCGTCGCCGAGGGGCGTCGAGGTGGCGTGGGCGTTGACATAGTCGATCTGGTCGGGCGAGATGCCGGCGACCTTGAGGGCATGCAGCATGGAGCGATAGCAGCCTTCGCCCTCGGGGGCCATGCCAGTCATGTGGAAGGCATCGGCGGAGAGGCCGTAGCCGATGATTTCGGCGAGGATCTTCGCACCGCGGGCCTTGGCGAACTCGAGCTCTTCGAGGATGAGAATGCCAGCGCCTTCGCCGACCACGAAGCCGTCGCGATCCTTGTCGAAGGGGCGGCTGGCGTGTTCGGGGTCTTCGTTGCGGGTGGAGAGGGCGCGCATGGCGGCGAAGCCAGCGACTCCCAGGGGCGTGATGGAGGCTTCTGTACCACCGGCGATCATGACGTCGGCGTCGCCGCGCTGGATAAGGCGGAAGGCGTCACCGATGGCGTGGGCCGAGGTGGTGCAGGCGGTTGCGGTGGCTTCGTTGGGTCCGCGTGCTCCGTACTTGATGGAGACGTGGCCAGCGGCAAGGTTGATGATCGAGCCAGGGATGAAGAAGGGCGAGACTTTGCGGGGACCACCGGAGAGCAGGTTGGAGTGCTCACGCTCGATGACATCGAATCCACCGATGCCGGAGCCGATGTGGACGCCGACGCGATCCTGGTTTTCTTCGGTGACCTGGAGGCCAGAGTGGGCCATCGCCTCGGCCGAAGCAGCCAGGGCGAAGTGAATGAAGCGGCCCATCTTGCGGGCCTCTTTTTTCTCTACGAAGAGCAGAGGGTCAAAATCCTTCACCTCTGCGGCGAAGCGGACTGGATGGCCGGTAAGATCGAATGCTTTGATCTCGGCCATACCGCTACGACCGGCAAGAAGACCTTCCCAGAGTTCAGGGGCGGTTTTGCCGACCCCGCAGACCAGGCCAAGGCCGGTGACAACTACGCGACGTTGCTCCATTGTTTACTTGGCCTTCTGGTTCTTTTCGATATAGTCGACAGCGTCTTTGACGGTCTTGATCTTCTCGGCATCCTCGTCGGGAATCTGGATGTCGAAGGCTTCTTCAAACTGCATGACGAGCTCGACGACGTCGAGGGAGTCGGCACCGAGATCTTCCTGGAAGCTGGCGCCGGGGGTGACTTCTGCTTCATCCACCTGAAGCTGCTCGACAATAATCTGCTTTACCTTCTCGTCTACTGCTGCCATTTCGTTCTCCTGTTTTACTTCTGGAATCAAATCTGATGTCGTTTGTCGTCAAATGTCGACAGGGCCAATATCAAGCATACTGAGCGCCTCAGTGAGTGTAAAGCAAAGGAGCGGGTCGGTGTTGGACGCTCTCAGGGGAGATCTTTAGTCTTCATCACTTGAGGCGGCCAGAAGCGGGGCGACGCCGGCGAGGTCTTCAAAGCCGATGAGGTTGGATACGGGGGAGCCGGCGTCGATGCTGGAGACGTTTTTGAGTGCTTTATTGATAGCGCGAGTACGGACGCCAAGCTTTTGAATGGTGTTTTGAACGGTGCCGACCTGGCCTTCGACTTTCTGCATGAGGTCGCCATAGGTCTCGAACTCTTTTTTGGCGCTGGAGAGAACACGCCAGACTTCATCGCCCTTTTTCTGGATGGCGAGGGTGTGGAAGCCCATCTGAAAGCTGGTGAGGATGGCCATGAAGGTGGATGGTCCGGCGATGGTGACGCGGCAACTGGATTGGATCTCAGATTGAAGGCCTGGACGGCGGACGACCTCGGCGTAGAGATTTTCCGTCGGGAGGAACATGATGGCGTGGGGCATGGTCGTGGGAGGGTCAATATATTTGTCGCAGATGCGCTTTGCTTCGGAGCGGATGCCGCGCTCAAAGGCTTTTCCCGCTACCTCTACTCCTTCGCCGGTTTCGTAAGCGTGTTCGAGGCGCTCCCAGTCTTCTTTGGGGAACTTTGCGTCGATTGCGAGGAGGGTGTAGCTGTCGGAGCCGGTCTGGCCATCGCCGGAGGGGAATTTTAACGCGTACTCGACGGACTCAAGGGTGTTGGGTTTGATGCGGGCGTTCTTGATGTACTGCTCGGGAGAGAACATCTGCTCGAGCTGCTGGCCGAGCTGGAACTCACCGACGACACCGCGGGATTTTACGTTGGAGAGAACTTTTTTAAGATCGCCGACGCCGGTGGCGAGTTCCTTCATCTCGCCGAGGCCTTTTTGAACTTCGCCGAGATGAGTTGTGACCTGACCGAAGGATTCGGTGAGGCGGGTTTGCAAGGTGGCGTGGAGTTTTTCGTCGACGGTGACGCGCATCTCTTCGAGTTTGGCGGCGTTGGTTGTGTTGAGTTTTTCCAGCCGCTCTTCGACGGTGAAGCGGAGCTTCTCCTGCTGGTCGTTAGCTTCGCCGGAGAGCTCGTTGAGACGGCTGTGAAGGGCTTCGCGAGCCTCGATTTGATTGCGGTTGACCTCGCCGATGAAGTAAGAGAGACGCTGCGCGATCGAGTCTAGGTTCTGTTGGACGGCGGTGCGGAGGGTCTCGTCGGAGGTTTTGTTATCGCTGCGAAAGGCGTTGAGGCCGTTCTGCAGGAGGCCACTGAGTTCGGTGATGGTGGCGGTGATCTCGGTGCGGAGAGCGGCGAAGTCGGCGGCGCCAGCCTCGCGGGTACGCCGTGCTTCGTTGGCGCTTTCGGTGCGGAGTTCTGCAACTTCGCTGCGCAGGTGACGGTCGAGCGCTTCATTGCGTGCGTCGAGCCGGGTGAGCTGGTCGGGAAGCTGGGTGAGGCGGGCGTCTTGCGTGGGGACTTGCTGCTTGCGGAGCAGAAGAAGGATGAGGCAGATCAAATTGGCGGCGGCGAGGGCAAGCAGGGCTGCGAGCATATTCGTTTTTCCTTCTCCCCCGAGGATAACGCGGACGAGTGGATCGGCCTCTGGAAATCGAGAGGGTAGCCGCCGTGGATAATTCGGCATCCAACCGGTGAGATTAGGGTTATGGTTTTTTTTCTGCACCTAACTTTTTGTTCAAACAGGAGGGTTGAGATGGGACACGTCTTACAGAACCATGGATTTGATGAGATCTTGCGCAAGATTGGGCCGGATGCGACGGCGACGTTCGATAACTCGTCCAGTAACCCGACGGAGCATGCCAGCAGTGAGGCCACTAACGCTGCCACGGCGGTAGATGGCGACGATGAGGAGTTGGAGGAGGAAGATGACGACGTTGCAGAAGAGGAGGAGGATGACGAAGAGAACGAGGAAGAGGATGTCGAAGACGAGGCGGGTGTATGAGATGGTTTCTTTGACGTGTTTCATTCGTTAGAGAGAGGGTGAGGAGTAACGCGATGCCGATTACGAACTACAGTGTGCTGGCGGGGCGGCCGACGGCGGGGAAGGTTGTTACGGGATCGAGTGCTCATTACCAGATCACGATGCAGGCCAATGGTGGGCCGTTCACTGTTGCAGTGAATATTCAGTCGGTGGATGGTTCGGAGGTGTTGTACGCGGTTGTGGAAGAGTTTACGCCGCCGGATCTGGCCGGTTTGACTGCGTTGCCGATGGGGATGACGGCGTTGACGAGTGTGCCGGGTGGGCTGGCGCTGGACTTCGTTAGGGAGCAGGTTGATGGTGAGCCGATGATTACGCGGGAACAGATGACGTTGCTGCCACAGACGCCGGCTAAAGGAGCGAAGGGACTCAGCGCCGAAGAGGCAATGAGGAAGACGGCTGCTGCGGCTGCGCTTCAGAACGCGGTGGTGACGCTGCTGAATATGACAATCGCAGATAAGGATAGCGTGATTTATGCCTTCGGCAGCTCATACGCTGACTCCGGGAAGGTGGATGGGATCCACGATATTCATATGAATCAGGGGAATCCTGTGGGCGGTGAGGGTGGCGGGTTTAGTGGGGATAACGGCATCTGGCAGGACGGGGCGCTGTTTATCAATCTGCCCTCGAAGAGTGAGTGGATCGCGATCTTTATTGCGTTTCAGACGGAGAGTTGGACTACGGATTCGGCGGGGAACCCGGCTTAGAAGCATGTCCTGCCGGACGGGCCCACTGCGCGTGGGGCGGTCACTTCGTGACGGGTATACCTTGTTTTGGCGCAACGTTTTTTATAGCGCTGCCAGGATTTGGTCGGCGATGGCGGCTGCTTCGACGGCGGGGCGGACGTCGTGGGTGCGGAGGATGTGGGCTCCGCTTAGGATGGCAGCTACGTTCGCAGCCGTGGAGGCGTGGAGGCGGTCTTCCATGGAGGGAGTTGCTCCGTCGAGAAGGATCGACAGGCTGGGGGCTTGGGCGAGTGTGTGGGCGAGGAAGCCTTTGCGGGAGATACCGATGAGGATCGGGAGGTCGAATTGCTGGAGTTCGGGTAGGTGCGCGAGGAGTGGATAGTTTTCATCGAGGCGTTTGCCGAAGCCGAAGCCAGGGTCGATAACGATTTTGTTGCGTGGGATACCGGCAGTGGTGGCGGCTTCGATGTGCTTGGCTAATTCTGTGACGACGAGGGGAACTACTTCGTCAGGTGCGAGTGGGGGAAGGGTTGGCCAGTCCTGAGGGCGGCCTCGGGTGTGCATGAGGATGGTTCCGCAGCGGAGTTGGGCGCAGGTGGCGGACATGTCTTCGTCCCAGAGGTGGCCGCTGACGTCGTTGACGATCTGGGCTCCGGCTTCGATGGCGCGGCGGGCGGTGGCGGCGTGGAAGGTGTCGACCGAGAGGATGGTTTCCGGTTCTGCTTTGAGGATGGCTTCGATTGCGGGGAGGATGCGGGACTGCTCTTCGTCGGGGGTGAGGGGGGTGGCGTTGGGGCGGGTGGATTCGCCGCCGATATCGAGGATGGTTGCGCCTTCCTCAAGCATTTTGAGTGCTTGATCGAGGGCTCTTTCGGGTGCGTGGAGGGGAGAGTAGAAGAGGCCGCCGTCGGAGAAGGAGTCGGGCGTGATGTTGAGGATCCCCATGATAATGGTTTGCTTGCCCAGGGTGAGGGTCCGGGTGCGGAGGTGCCAGTCGTGATGGGTGCGAGGGGCGAAGGGCATGTGGAGATTTTAGCTATGTCCTGCCGGACGGGCCCACTGCGCGTGGAGCGGTCACTTCGTGACATGTGTACTTTGTAGTGGCTAGTAAGTGTGCTGGTCCTCCCGTTGGTCGGAATCAGCGCGTGTGCCGACCAACGGTCGGATCGAGTTTCAGTGAGACAAGGTATACCCGTCACGAAGTGACCGTTCCACGCGCAGTGGGCCCGTCCGGCAGGACACAGCTTCTGATAAGTAAAGTCTCATCTTCAGAAAGAGGGATGCTAGACTGCGCGGATGATGCGGCTATTGCGATGTGCAGCCTGGATGTTGGGTGTTGCGGCCGTTTGCGGACGAGTCGATTGGGCGCAGACGCAGAGCGTTGGATGCGATGGTCTGGTGGTGTTGAAGGCAGGTAGGAGTGGGTCTTGCACGGAGCTATCGAAGACGATTGCTGCGTTGGTGGAGGCTCCTGCGGTAGCTCGGGACCACTGGGGAATTGCTGTTATCGGGATGGATGGCGCGCCGATTTATTCGTTGAACGAAGGACAGCTGTTTCAGCCAGCAAGCAATGCGAAGTTGTTCACGACGGCTGCAGCCATGGCGTTGCTTGGGCCAAAGTCGACATATCAGACGAAGCTGTTGGCGCGTGGAGTGTTTGGCGATGATGGGACGCTGACGGGACATCTTGTTTTAGTTGGCAATGGTGATGCGAATCTGTCGGGACGAGTGCTGCCGTATGTCGCGCCGACGGAGGGATCAAATGGATCAAAGGCAAGTTTTGCTGAAGAGCGAGATCCGTTGCGGTACCTGGCGGAGATGGCGGATCAGATTGCCGCGAGTGGGATAAAGAGTGTGAAAGGCGATGTGATTGGGGATGACACGGTATTTCCGTGGGAGCCTTATGCGCAGGATTGGGCGATTGACGATGCGGTTTGGGGATATGGCGCACCGGTGTCGGCGCTGACGATTAACGACAATCAAATTAAGGTGACGGTGAGCCCCGGCAGTGCATTAGGTGCACCCGTGAATGTGGTGATCGATCCGGCGCTGCCTTATTACACAGTCGAGGTCTCTGCTACGACGGGTGTGGCGAAGAGTCGGAGTGCGATTCAGTTCGAGCGGGCGTTGGGGTCGAAGGTGCTGCGGATCTACGGAACGATTGGATTGCATGCCAAACCGGATGTGGAAGAGGTCGCGATTCAAGATCCACCTGAGTATGCGGCGGTGGCGCTGAAGGGGATGCTGGAGGCTCGCGGGATTGTTGTGAGTGGTGTGGCGAAGGCTCGGCATCGGGTGTTGCTGGACGCGGAGAGTTTTACTCGCGAGTCAGGAGCGATTGTCGATGCTGAGGCGAAAGACGTCTCTCCGCAGCAGAGAGTTGAACCACCAGACGACGCTCAATTTGATGCTGCGATGAATGGTGAAGAGAGGACGATCGCGACACATCAGTCGGCACCCTTGGTGCAGGATGTGGTGGTGACGAATAAGACGAGCCAGAATCTGCACGCGGAGTTGCTGCTGCGTCAGTTGGGTGCGGCGCGAGGTGGGGACGGAACGGTTGCGCAGGGGGCGAAGGTGTTGCGGCAGTTCCTGCTGGATGCGGGGATTGATAAGGACGATTTTGTTTTCTTTGATGGGTCGGGGTTGAGTGGGCACGATCTTGTTACGCCTCGTGCGACTGTACGGTTGTTGCAGTATGCGAGTGTGCAGCCGTGGTTTGCAGATTGGAAGAGCAGTCTGCCGGTGGGTGGGGTGGATGGGTCGCTTGAG is drawn from Edaphobacter lichenicola and contains these coding sequences:
- a CDS encoding ABC transporter permease produces the protein MSARRFMDREKRDVELAEEIASHLAHEEDANAARGLPSGEAGRQARLKFGNPRATRERVWRDHSVPWIEDAWRDLRFALRSLAKTPGFTAIAVLVIAIGIGVNTAVFSVINTVLLKPLAYPDPQSLVELMNTGPRGSFRGANVPKFNIWHQQTGIFQQVAGYDLGGAGLNLTGGDHPQQVQGIHVTGDYFSMFGAPVVAGRTFTAAEDSPNGGRVVVLSYSLWKSRYGGDPTIVGSTIQLDGQPYLVVGVLGSGFVTDPVGDLWLPYQFDLNSHDMAHYFTVAARLKPGITLQQANAQLKLAADQFSRVYRGALGPKDGFGVVSLQESIVGDTRTPLLILLGAVLFVLLIACANVANLLLARASSRRRELATRAALGAGRGQIIRQLLAESLVLSLTGGFLGLVFGFVGVRLLLSISPAGFPRVGVDGSAVTLDLNILLFTLGISLFTGILFGLVPAISASRPNLVSSLNASSSGSGMSFRNGRLRSVLVVSEMALALILVTGAALLIRTFAKLQGVDPGFDTHNVLTMAMSISGDRFQKTAGVAQVIRDGTERLRAVPGVKDAAAGCCLPLQGGFGVPFDIVGRPKGDAPATGDGGYYSVSWSYFNTLKIPLLRGRSFTEDDDGSAPGVIMINEAMAKKYWPNGDPLKDRLQTGVGMGPVFVEPPRQIIGIVGDTHDDGLDRDPFPTMYFPVAQMPDAETALNSRVSPLWWVVRSNVDPHTLITPLQGAIREATGGLPVAHIYTMDDLLVRTTSRQRFNMLLLTIFGASGLLMAAIGVYGLMTYSVQQRTQELGIRMALGAQVSNIRNLVIRQGMALVLLGVAVGIVGAFWLTRFLASFLFGVKAWDPTAFVVTPLLLCVVALVAIWIPARRATRVDPMTALRFE
- a CDS encoding PadR family transcriptional regulator; the protein is MGAKKAADAGDVLQGTLDMLVLRTLVMGPAHGHTIAEVIERTSENALDVEQGSLYPALHRLEDRGLLASEWGLSENNRKAKFYRLTAKGRKELVAATGRWRQMTRAIGLILGEPTE
- a CDS encoding sialate O-acetylesterase, which translates into the protein MKLRLTLCLLAATLTTQAEVSLPKLFSSHMVLQRDMPIHVWGSATPGESVTATFHDLTNTTTTDANGRWSLYLSAQPAGGPYTLTVRGTNTITFDDILLGDLWFASGQSNMEMPLLGFGPDTLIEDGDKEIASANYPDIRLLLVDRDTSGYPREDIKATTGWSTCTPASAKDFSAVAYFFARNIQKALADKKQHVPIGLIDSTWGGTPAEAWTSMDALGANASLMPVFAAHAEKTDYESTEIRLDAIDKRLRAEGKPTTPDRNWHPNPDSWRPAALYNAMVAPFTPLPIKGVIWYQGETNSALNTVGLYDKLFPTLIQDWRQHWAQGNFPFLYVQISAFASTPKEDWGELRDAQRKTLSVSNTGMAVTIDIGNEYNVHPANKQAVGERLSLLARRLVYGEDIVSSGPLVRLAYPDHSVMHVLFDNAVGLHAKDGTLEGFEVAGADHVFVRANAHIDHMAGGDSITVSSPSTPNPQYVRYAWANFPRANLYNGANLPASTFTTLEPPAQP
- a CDS encoding YIP1 family protein — protein: MSDVVAVDGQHTGQRLSQVERVVDTFIAPTKTFTDILRSTSWWLPFLLAVVVSLGVTFAIDKQVGFDRVVENVIHDSPKQEEQISSLPPDQRAARMKAMEAGYKYVSYSTPIIILIISAIGALVNWGSFNFGLGAQTTFGQMFCVWMYASLPRLLSGLLTLVTVCFGGNAESFNLKNPVGTNIAYYLPDSAPWLKAALGFFDVIGIWNLILLVIGTSIVAKVSRGKAAAVVVGWWVLLLILSVVTAAASS